The window CTCTAGGTGTGAGAAGGGACACTTTATATAGAGTAAGAATTGCATGTTAAGGTTAGAGTTAATAGGATAAGTACAATGATGAAGTtcatttaattatgtttttaaggTACAAACATTAACAAAATGACAAATGGATTTATAGTTCAAACActataaaagtttataaatgaTGCATTATACTTCATTATAATAGAAATAGGAACATACAACTTACTATAAATGTGGATCCTATTTGAAAAGATCATATTTAGATGATAATAACATATTCATATTTGACTATTTCAAACAAGTAAAAGTTTGTTAGATTAacatctttcttttttaatcaGAGGTCTAATCGAGCTTTAAAAACAAAGAACACTTCGTTAACGAGTGGTTTACACCCCTAGTgagcctttttattttttttataaccgtggtgtTTGGGCCAGTctgcgcgcacctcgactaaatccacgagatactaggtaactctgtccaccaaggctagaacaaatGGAAAGAAAACACCTAGTATTTGTCTCTACTGGGAATTGAACCTAAGACCTCATGGTGCTCGTCCCAACTTCACTGAACCACTTTAAACGCGAATCTGATTTAATTTGAGCAgttacaaaaacaaaaatagtacCCCACAAGTGACTATTTGGTTAGTTAATGTtgtaaaaatgaaggaaaaacaacataaattccaacagtttgaagcttaattacagaaaattttgatattttacataattactgaaaatctcgaTATTGGGTCtctcgagatacataattagctcccaatacatccaacgaagatacattctTTCCTTTGTAGACATACATAATCAGCTCCCGCTACATTCTTTTCGATTTTGGGTcagtcgagatacataatacatccaacgaacgtacatttttttctttataaagatacaaAATTAACTcccaatatatttttttcgattttggatttatcgagatacataattagctcccaatacatttttttcaattttgggtctaccgaaatatataattagctcctgatacatccaacgaacatacatattagttgaaatttttataattactttataagggCGAGAGTTTGTGTAAATACGATAAGTTAAAGGCGAGAGTTTGTGTAAATACGATAAGTTTAAAGGTgtatgattatgttattttttcaaataaacaaGACCACAATGATTAATCATTTAGTAATTATAAGGCCGTCTGTTGTTAAACCAATTGAAAAGGTCCAATTATACTTACTGCCACTAGTTGCCAAAGATTGCCGTCTCTTATCACTTTATGTGCGAAAGGTGAgtattatattacattacaattaaaaataaaacattttgATAACATCTTAAAAGAGTATGTTGTAGATAGCAAATCCAGACACAAGCATCAGTAGTTGATTCCATGGGTCAAACCCGTTAATCTATAAATCACACAAGAACAACTTAACCGTTGCTCCCAGACTCCTTGTCGAGTTTTACGTTACAACTGAGGGGGAAACCTACCCTGACGCAAGCATCAACGGCTGATTCTAAGGGTCAAACACATTACctataaatcacacaaaaacaacTTTACTGCTGCTCCAAGACTCCCCTATCGAGTTTTACATTACGAGGGGCGGAGTGcagtggggtggggtgggggtgtggAAACTACAATTGAGAGTTGAGGTTCTAGTAAGTAATACAATAGGGGGGATAGGGTAGGGGAAATTGGGAAGGGGATTACACGGTGGAGTCCAATCCGTACCAATAAGGTGAAAGTTCAAGTAGTCAACCAAACTGGGTTACTAAACTATAGATAATGACACACATACATTTGCATACATTAAAAATATTCCACACTTAAAAGAGTAAAAGGTGAACTCATGAACTATCAACAATACTCGCAAGTCCTAAACATAGGCCATAAGGCTTTGAGATTTCATGTCTATACACCACATTTTATCTCGTCTAAAAATGAACGAAATCACGGAAATTACTTGAGAACTAGGTAGTAACCAGTTAGCACGTGGAGTTCTTGAAGTCGAATCTAAGAAACAAATGTAAAATTACGAGGGTAGAAATTCACAGAAGTAGAAAAACAAGCAACCCCTGCAAAAAACTTACTTGATCGATGAGACTAACTGAGTTGCAGAATACCTATTCTGATCTATACAGTTAATGCACGAAACATGAAGTCAATTCAACGCCTCCATCTGCCATTTTCAACGTCTTCATCAAAGATTGGTCTGGTCTCATGTGCACTGTGTTCTGATACGCCAACGCCATGTTGAGGTTGAGCATACATATTGTCAATTTCGGGTTGCCTTATAGTAAGATGACCTGGATTATTCGACATAGACTGTGTACCAGTTCGCTGTTCTGCCAGCCTTTGTAAATGTACATGAGGCATCCTACCTGGACATGGAATAGGCAGTGTATCAAAATTCCCATAAGGAGTTCGATCAACTAAAAATACATGTCACGTCAATTTCTCCTTTCGAGTCTTCAGATCAATTATAAACAACTTTCTAATAGAAGTGAAAATGTGAATCTCTTCAGTTAGGGAGATAACAGCAATAAGACGGGGCATTATATAGAAAATGCAAGAGACATTGCTAATCTATGAATGAAGGACATACGACGGGGCATTATGAAACCTTCGTGGTTTGCATAAACCAACATGAAAATTCAGCAATAGGCTAAGTAATACTGGCCTAACTTTTTCATCTACTTATATCCTTCATCTGGGAAAGGCAGCATTTAACAACATTCGGAAAGCCTAAAATTAGCTAGCACTGGGGGTGGGGGGGCTTTCCTCTATTAGATGCTGGTGTAAGATAAAACAACGGAAGGGAAAACAAGAACTTTCTCAAAGGCACTCTGCCATGTGTTCGCCATTGCACATCTCTAGCTGTTTCCCTCTACCCCCCAAATAATAGACGCAACAACAGTAAAGGTGCAATGACTAAGCAATATTCGCCAATTAACTTTTTCCTTTGTTTCTTTCTCCTTCTTCAGCTAGAAAAGGACTCGAAACTTACAGCATTAGGGCACGAAAAACAGCCAACAGAGAGGAAAAGACAAACAACAAAGGTTGTGCTCCCTCATGTGTCGGGCCATTGCCTATCTCTAGCCTACCCACTTGGAATAGTTGGCGAAAAGGGAAGCACCCGTGCACCCAACCTTGAGGATGGAGAGGCATTCTAATAGTAGAAAGTAAGCTTAAAAATTCCGCAACGGTAGAATTTGAAGTTATCTGATATCCTCCAGAAAACTTCAATTACGTATTACGCGTTTTTACAAGTGAGAAGTTGAGGAACTCATTTACATAGCTTTCATATTATCTTTCAGTCATCAGATTGACAGAAACAAACTCATTACATCCATCAGATAGACAGATGCAAACTCACTACATATGTGGCAGTCAAAATGATTTACTATTTACTTAACAAAAATCACAATGCCCTACTGTTAAGGATTTTAACTAGTAAACTGGCTAATTCTTTGTTTTTGCTGATTCAAAGTAGGATTACTGTGTAAAAAGATGCTGAAGAAAGTGAGCAAGTACCATCTATATCATATGGCGGGGGGAAGAATTGTAAGTAACAAACTGAAGCCACAATCAATCCTGCATAAATGGcacaaagaaaataacaataagtTCTATACAAACACAATAAGAAACAGGAAAACCAGAAAAGTACATGTTCATCCATAATCTACAGACCTAGGAGACCTCCAGCAAATACATCCTGCCAATGGTGCCAGTAGTCATCAACTCGGGAAACTGCAACTAGTGCTGCAACTAGTAAGGGCAGGAGAACAAGACAGAGCTTATAAACATGGCCTCTTCGATCAAATGCCTTGATTTTCCCAGACAGGTACCAAGCGAGGAAACCAAGACCAGCGAAAGACCCTATCACATGATGCCAACAAATGGCAACAAGCTTCAGTTTTCTTTAAGAACTCAAAATTTACTCAAAGCAAGCCAAGATCTTTGATAAAACAGCCAAACATCCTTACAGAGACATAGAGGAACATAATATCTCATATTGCACGTGCAGGAATTCCGAGTTATGAGCCAGATGTCTACTTAAGTAGATCATTCAAACATAAGTCAACGTCACCTATGAACCAGCTATTTAATATGACTGAACTATTTGAGGTGAAAACTTtactattaaaaaattataggaaAAGAGTGACAGCATAGTGATATACAAAAATCTATATTGGGCATTTTAAGAAACTGTTGCACAAATTCGGCAGCCACTTGACTGAATTGTACCGGACAACAAAGCACAGATGTTTCATTCTTCCTGttttacatatattatttgaagatCAATTGCACTTCTTATAAGTAAACACAATCTAAAATCTTGCAGTGAAATCCTATGCTGAATGGGAGAACATAAGTATATCgatgaaaaggaaaataaaacagTTCACATCACTCAGAAAGTTTCATTGAAAGAAAGAACAGAAGTGAAGGACAAGTGCTCATTTTGTTGAAGGGTAGAGCACCAAAAGGAAAATAATCACAATTTTCTGATGCCAACAATGCAATTGATAGGGAACAGTTATACTCACAAGAACTATGTCCACTTGGGAAACTCTTATGTCCTTCTTTGATAACATTTTTCAAGCCACTACAATTGACATCGCCTGTGATTGTATCAAACACCTAAACACAGAAAATTATAATTGAAAGTTGCAAAATGATGTTATATCAGTTTCTGATACATAAAGGGAGATTCCAAATGAGTAAGAATACCGCTTTTCCATTAGGGAAACACCGCCAGAAGAAGTCTGGACGGGGTCGACCAACGGCATCTTTTATTGCATCAGTAAGAACTGAGGTGATGAGTACAGAGTACAGCAATCCTGAACAAAGCACACGAAGTAATCAATCTGATCCAATGTTATATATTTGCCAACATAACTTGCCACCAGGTAAAGACTAATAGTCACATAAGGGACAAAGAATACCTAATATAGCTTGATGCACATCGTAAACATCCTTTCTGATGAAGTAAAAGACAAGTATGACCAGTAAAGGTAAGATTATAGCAACAATCTGTTTACATGGAAAGGTATATGGGTTATAAAAAGCACACAACAGATGTACAAAAAACACACACTACTCTTGTATAACTATGTATTGCCTTAACACAATTAGACTTGATGGTTGCACTTACCGGAACAGCCCAAAAGGGAATAGTATTGTCTTTCAAAGGGTATTTCAAATCTGTCATCATGTCAGATCCAACAAAACGGTGAAATGGTTCTATCACATTTAAAACTATATCAATCACCACAAGTAGGAAGAGAATAAACCAGTCGTGCATGTGAAACTTTGCTACTTCCACTCCCTGGTTTCTGAATGTATGCGCACCCAATTGAATCTCTGGCATTTTAACAACTAACACAACCAAAATATCAATCAGTAAGATTTTTTTGTAAGTACAGTCGGTAAAACTTGTATGACATTGATATAGGAGTAACCAAACAAAGATTGACTTTTGTaccatatatatagagagagacatGATAAGATTAATCATGTTCTCTTTATAGTCAATGCCAGTCAATATATTCTCTGCTGCACTTAGACATGGATGGGAAGACACAGATCAAAAAGGGGCTAAGAGGTTGCACaagatctttaaatctaataatagAGCTGCTATGAACCTAAAAAGAATCGATTCATCTAAAAATTCAGAAGATACTTACTAGATCAGTTGCATCCCAACAAACTTATGAATTTGatttcaacttcaaaattctcattttcctAACAATAAACACTCAAATTTCCACATAACTCGCACAACTCTCGCACTTTTCCaactaaactaaaaatttatCGATTCAGTTAGGTTTTAAAATTGTTTTTCATCTATAAAAAACAATGTCTTCACAAATTACTCACTATTTTCATACTTTAatacttcaatttcaacttcaaaatcctCATTTTCCTCGCAATAAACACTCAAATTTCCATATAACTCGAACAACTCTCGCACTATTCCaactaaactaaaaatttatCGATTCAGTTAGGTTTTAAAAGTGTTTTTCATCTATAACAAAACAGTGTCTTCACAAATTACTCACTAATTTCATACTTTAATACTTCAAAATCCTCATTTTCCTAACAACAAACACTCAAATTTCCACATTACTCTGGTATATTATTCCAAAAAATACTATCACTTCAGCTAACAGTGTCTTCACAAATTACTCACTAATTTCATACTTTCgtacttcaatttcaacttcaaaatcctCATTTTCCTAACAATAAACACTCAAATTTCCACATTACTCCGGTATATTATTCCAAAAAATACTATCAATTCAGCTAACAGTGTCTTCACAAATTACTCACTCTTTTCATACTTTCgtacttcaatttcaacttcaacttcaaaatcCTCATTTTCCTAACAATAAACACTCAAATTTCCACGTAACTCAAACAGCTCTCCCACTATTCCAATTTCTAACTAAACCAAAACACATACTGACATACACCAGCAAAATCACAAGTTACTTTTCCTCCACTACCAGCAACCATtaaacaacaattatgaacaGATAAAAAGTAACCGAAAAACTTCGCCGCTGAGAAAACTGACGATACTGCAAAAAAGTACGTTGATAAAACTACCAAAAAAACGGGGAAAAAAATTCACCTGAAAAAAAATATCTGGAGAGAGAAAAACGCTTCGAGAGAAGGATTTCGGGAGCGTTTTTTGttaattgaaattcaaataatTGGAGAAGATAAAGTGAGAGTAGCAGTAGTGGAGAGAAAAAAGCATATAAAAGTGAGAATGGAAATTTGAAGTTTCGAActtagattttttattaaaatacgAAAACGTTAAATAAGATAGAGCCAAAAAGGGGacaataattaaatcaatttatattatttattatccgcgaaaaaaaatataaattccaACAGTTTACagcttaattatagaaaattttgaaattttacataattattgaaatcccaattttgagtctaccgagatatataattagctcctgatatatttttttctaaaaagatacataattataacataaatactaatataattttagtCTCCAATAAGgtgataaataacataaatatacatcttaatttactatatttagataaatttttaattttataaattaattataagaatctcaactaattatgtatcttcgttgaatATCGGGAAGCTAATTATTTATCTCAAcatatccaaaattaaaaaaaataaatctggagctaattatgtatctttataaggaaaaaatgtatcttcgtttgtattatgtatctcgataaatTTAAAATCGAGaaaaatgtatcgggagctaattatgtatctcgatagacccaaaattacaattttcagtaattatgcaaaatgttaGAATTTTCTGTCATTAAGCTCCAAACTGTCGGGATTCATGTTGTTTGcctttttttttcctcataaCGTAATTCAAGTACTAATGGATTATTAACTCATTTCAATTCAAGTAATTTTTGATTATTAACACGCCTATTTATTAGAGACTCAATTAATTTTAACTCGTCCAAATTTCGCTCTAGTTTACAAGCCctaaaacaaaatacaacttattctCGTAATTGAATTTGAGGAGTGTAAAATGTATAGTGGAGTCTCATTCCTACCTTTATAGGGTAAAGAGGTGATTTACAAGTAACTTTCCTCCTTTATTCAGATTTAAAATTGATAATGTGAACGAGCTCACACAGGTGAAATTAAACACGTCGATTAAAATATCACAATCTCAACTAGTCAAGTAACGATCTATCGTTGCCTAGTTGAGTATTCGTGTCCAGTCAAACATTTTCACATAATAAGAAATTGATAGAGTAAAAAAAATCTAGTTAAGTAGCTCTAGAAAACTAAGTTAGCCTATGTCATTTTCATGGGCCTCTTCATATATTCTTTGCTTATTCTTAGTGTATTTGGCCACTTGCTTTTCTTTAGCCTACAACATGCCTTTCCCTTTTTTGGTATAAACAGACGTGGAATTAGGATTTAAAGTTTGTAAAGTCGAAAACATGCAATTTTATAGGTGCGTGTCGTAAACGGATACCCCACCGGATCCATTTCAAATCTAGCCGGAGGTTTTCAAGCCTTGTTACGGACTAAGGTCCTAAAGAAAAGCAACCCCAATTCCTCCCCAACCCAGGTCAAAGGTCTTCCCACCCTTTTTGGGGGCAGAGTCAAGTTCGTTACGGTCAACAAATTAGCCCCGCATCGTATCGATAGCGATTCAATACTGCCTGTCCACCATTTCACTCATCCTATTCATCCTTTCCGCGTAATCCATCTTCGAGTCGCGGCCGAAAGAACTACCTTTCACATCCAAACTCGAGGTCCCACCCCTGTCCTTCACCTTACCGACCTATAGGTTTGCCTACTTCACTTATTAAAGATAATGAGAATCGGTTATTCAAAGACCCTACTTAGTTTCGCAAGCCTTTGTCATCATTGTTAGTCGACTAAGTATGGCCTGAGGCCACCTGCGAATCTGTAAATCCAATACGTGAGATCTAGAGAGAGTAGAGTGTacatacatcttactattatcTTGAGAAGGTCgagagactgtttctgatagaccctcgactGAACAAACACAAAAAAAGGGCAatccagtgcactaaagctaccgctatgcgcagtatccgaggaagggccccaccataagggtgtattgtacgcagccttaccttgcatttctgccaaaggctgtttccaaggcttgaacccgtgatctcctggtcacatggaaacaactttaccagttactccgaGGCTCCCCTTCGACTGAACAAACACAGCAACAAGAAAATAAGTTACAGAGACAAAATCATCAGCCAATTGAACTAATTATGCAACAATTTACACACAAAAACTAAACTGATTAAACAATTTCAGTAATCAAATAGGTCCCTAAGCTAAAATACTTGACATATAACAAAAACAACCTTAAAAATATTCACAAGAAAATAACAAACTGAGCTAGTTTTAACACTTTGAACAAAGATAAAACATAAGTTTACAGTGTCTTATGATGTCTCACATTCTGCCAAACTCGACATCCTCAAAAGGATTGGTAGCTGTACTAGACTGCTGATTCCGTTGTACCTCGGGTTGATCTAATTCTAATCCTCCGTTAGTAGGGTGGACGATTTGTCTGCTACTGCGAACCTCCTCCACTGCCCGGAAATATGCATATGGTCCCCATCCTGAGAACCgcgaaaaaaaaaaatgaacatatcgggttagtttcagtattttgtcCACTATAGCAGTAAAGTcgttttatcttgagccgggggtctatcggaaacaacctctctacttcttcggaggtagcagtatggactgcgtacatcttaccctccccagaccccaccttGTGGGAATAcaatgggtttgttgttgttgttgttgtatagcaGTAAAGTCGCGTAAAGGAGATTTTGTGCAATGCCTTCGCGTAGATGATTAGAAACCAAAAGGAAAATTCGTAGGAAATTAGAAGAAAACGCGATTGCGCTGTGGCATTTCTGCTGATACAATAAGTAGAGTAAAGCGAAAGTGAAGTAACCTGAAATGtatcccggtgcactaaagctctcgcTATGCACGGGGTCTGGGAAGGGCCGGTCCCACAAGAGTCTATTGTAGATTTCATAAAAGGCATCGAGAAGGTGCAATAGATATGAAATGTTGACTTGTTCAGCTCATGGAGCCAGCCTCCCCGCCCCCTTGCCCACATACACCCTCCGTAGCGGAACCTAGAAATCTTGATCTGTTTAACAGCTCTTTTATGAAAGTAAGTGGCTGAGGCACTAACTGACTACGAGTGTAACAAGAGCATTTGTTGACAACAGGATTATGCAAAGATGATCGGACCAACCTTCTTTGTTTAAGAAACACATTGAGAAAGGGCAAATGTATAAAACCTTTCAACGAGATAGTGCTTTTTCAACTCTCTCGATATGGAATACATGGCAAACATAAGCCAGATTAGTCAACATTAACAAGATCTCATATGTAATGAGTGGTTTTGTTGGTTGGTATTAGTCTGAATACGAGAAAATAATTCTATTGTTTAAGTACTAAGAAGCTAACGAAATCAAAAAGATCGGAGGAAGGTTTGCTGAAGCGCAAGGAGTTAATACACAGCGCGGGAGGAGATTACCTTCAGTATGGTATGGAGCTGGGAAGAACTGCA of the Capsicum annuum cultivar UCD-10X-F1 chromosome 11, UCD10Xv1.1, whole genome shotgun sequence genome contains:
- the LOC107856750 gene encoding lipid phosphate phosphatase 2; this encodes MPEIQLGAHTFRNQGVEVAKFHMHDWFILFLLVVIDIVLNVIEPFHRFVGSDMMTDLKYPLKDNTIPFWAVPIVAIILPLLVILVFYFIRKDVYDVHQAILGLLYSVLITSVLTDAIKDAVGRPRPDFFWRCFPNGKAVFDTITGDVNCSGLKNVIKEGHKSFPSGHSSWSFAGLGFLAWYLSGKIKAFDRRGHVYKLCLVLLPLLVAALVAVSRVDDYWHHWQDVFAGGLLGLIVASVCYLQFFPPPYDIDGRMPHVHLQRLAEQRTGTQSMSNNPGHLTIRQPEIDNMYAQPQHGVGVSEHSAHETRPIFDEDVENGRWRR